In Natronomonas halophila, one DNA window encodes the following:
- a CDS encoding TetR/AcrR family transcriptional regulator yields the protein METESIEEILEATRSALCEHGYADLTMQRIADESSMTSAAIHYHFDTKEDLLNAFLDYFIDEFERQLACENDDPRERLETFLSVVFTPAESPDDDFAIALMELKSQAPHHDTYRERFVAVDERMRATVAEAVRDGIEAGHFEAVDPDEIALFVVTTINGGYVREVVLRESQADTRRLIEAYLEQRLGWAPEVST from the coding sequence ATGGAAACGGAGAGTATCGAGGAGATACTGGAGGCGACCCGCAGCGCCCTCTGCGAGCACGGGTACGCCGATTTGACGATGCAGCGCATCGCCGACGAGTCGTCGATGACGTCTGCGGCCATCCACTATCACTTCGACACGAAAGAGGACCTGCTGAACGCGTTTCTCGACTACTTTATCGACGAGTTCGAGCGGCAACTGGCCTGCGAGAACGACGACCCGCGGGAGCGATTGGAGACGTTCTTGAGCGTGGTGTTCACCCCTGCCGAGAGCCCCGACGACGATTTCGCCATCGCGCTGATGGAGTTGAAATCGCAGGCTCCGCACCACGACACCTACCGCGAACGGTTCGTCGCCGTCGACGAGCGGATGCGAGCGACGGTCGCCGAGGCCGTCCGTGACGGCATCGAGGCGGGTCACTTCGAGGCGGTCGACCCCGACGAAATCGCGCTGTTCGTCGTCACGACCATCAACGGCGGATACGTCCGTGAGGTCGTCCTCCGCGAGAGCCAGGCCGACACGCGACGCCTCATCGAAGCCTACCTCGAACAGCGACTCGGGTGGGCGCCGGAGG
- a CDS encoding DUF309 domain-containing protein: MDHLRAGAALFNAGHYLAAHEPLEERWLQAPRSERDDCLQGLVQAAAAVHKARTGNWSGAVGLAESGGAYLADCGHESLRAWLDRLASDPELAERERPPRVRVDGDVVTPADLRFPAAGIAAEALAETREDGPIVQAVEYAERDIAAGDETSDFVTLTLAYLRDEGPAVRDRLVQHVERRRAKESDVQGLFE, from the coding sequence ATGGACCACCTCCGTGCCGGGGCGGCGCTTTTCAACGCCGGCCACTATCTGGCGGCCCACGAACCGCTGGAGGAGCGGTGGCTGCAGGCACCCCGTAGCGAGCGCGACGACTGCCTGCAGGGGTTGGTGCAGGCGGCCGCGGCCGTCCACAAGGCCCGGACCGGCAACTGGTCGGGCGCCGTCGGCCTCGCCGAAAGCGGGGGTGCGTATCTGGCCGACTGCGGCCACGAGAGCCTGCGAGCGTGGCTCGACCGGCTCGCTTCGGACCCAGAACTCGCCGAGCGCGAACGGCCGCCCCGCGTTCGCGTCGACGGCGACGTCGTCACGCCCGCCGACCTGCGGTTTCCCGCGGCGGGCATCGCCGCCGAGGCGCTCGCCGAAACGCGCGAAGACGGCCCTATCGTGCAAGCCGTCGAATACGCCGAGCGGGACATCGCGGCCGGCGACGAGACCAGCGATTTCGTCACGCTGACGCTGGCGTATCTCCGCGACGAGGGGCCGGCCGTTCGGGACCGACTCGTCCAGCACGTCGAGCGGCGGCGCGCCAAGGAATCGGACGTACAGGGTCTTTTCGAGTAG
- a CDS encoding nicotinamide-nucleotide adenylyltransferase, with protein MRGLVIGRFQPFHLGHRFLINRIDEEVDEVIVGIGSAGQSHSLKNPFTSGERVHLVQDSLDQLDAKTYLIPIADIDRDAMWVKHIEILCPSFDVVYSNNPFVERLFEEEGYEVRETTLHNREEYCGSEIRRRILDGEEWEHLVPDVVVEAIEEIGGVARLRKIDETDEPDGEDPRTR; from the coding sequence ATGCGCGGACTCGTCATCGGCCGCTTCCAGCCGTTCCACCTCGGCCACCGCTTTCTCATCAACCGCATCGACGAGGAGGTCGACGAGGTCATCGTCGGCATCGGCAGCGCCGGCCAGTCACACTCCCTCAAAAACCCCTTTACCTCCGGCGAGCGCGTCCACCTCGTTCAGGACAGTCTCGACCAACTCGACGCCAAGACGTATCTCATCCCCATCGCCGACATCGACCGGGACGCGATGTGGGTCAAACACATCGAAATCCTCTGTCCGTCCTTCGACGTCGTCTACTCGAACAACCCCTTCGTCGAACGCCTCTTCGAGGAGGAGGGCTACGAGGTCCGAGAGACGACCCTCCACAACCGCGAGGAGTACTGTGGCTCCGAAATCCGACGGCGGATACTCGACGGCGAGGAATGGGAACATCTCGTCCCCGACGTCGTCGTCGAGGCCATCGAGGAAATCGGGGGCGTAGCGCGCCTACGAAAAATCGACGAAACGGACGAACCGGACGGCGAGGACCCGCGGACCCGTTAG
- the azf gene encoding NAD-dependent glucose-6-phosphate dehydrogenase Azf, translating to MVERVLLTGAKGSVGTAIREGLRDEYDWRYLFHNPPPFEPEHPYLVGDVIDEELMAEACEGMDAIVHLAGDPRRDAPWDSVLENNIHGTKVIYDAAIEEGIETFVFASSNHAVGHFETERKPDLYRTDDDFRLDGTELPRPGNHYGISKATGEIIGRYYHDEYGIDVCNIRIGNLTKNHPPKEYERGQAMWLSYRDCAHLHDRALKADYDYEIVYGISDNDRKYYSLERAKEALGYEPMDNSAEFTFEGERKADIDDEN from the coding sequence ATGGTAGAGCGCGTGTTACTCACGGGGGCGAAGGGGTCCGTCGGGACGGCCATCCGCGAGGGCCTCCGAGACGAGTACGACTGGCGGTACCTCTTTCATAACCCGCCGCCCTTCGAGCCCGAACACCCCTATCTCGTCGGCGACGTCATCGACGAGGAGTTGATGGCCGAGGCCTGCGAGGGCATGGACGCCATCGTCCACCTCGCCGGCGACCCCCGCCGTGACGCGCCGTGGGACTCCGTTCTGGAGAACAACATCCACGGGACGAAGGTCATCTACGACGCTGCCATCGAGGAGGGCATCGAGACGTTCGTCTTCGCCTCCTCGAACCACGCCGTCGGCCACTTCGAAACCGAGCGCAAACCCGACCTCTACCGGACCGACGACGACTTCCGACTCGACGGGACGGAACTACCCCGGCCGGGCAACCACTACGGCATCTCGAAAGCCACCGGCGAAATCATCGGCCGCTACTATCACGACGAGTACGGCATCGACGTCTGCAACATCCGCATCGGGAACCTGACGAAGAACCACCCGCCGAAGGAGTACGAGCGCGGACAGGCGATGTGGCTCTCCTACCGGGACTGTGCCCACCTCCACGACCGAGCGCTCAAGGCCGACTACGACTACGAAATCGTCTACGGCATCTCGGATAACGACCGAAAATACTACTCGCTGGAACGCGCCAAGGAAGCCCTCGGCTACGAACCGATGGACAACTCCGCGGAGTTCACCTTCGAGGGCGAACGGAAAGCGGACATCGACGACGAGAACTAA
- a CDS encoding GNAT family N-acetyltransferase: MSREYPDEVAGPYEAPPRSFTDREDREIEVRRYDGELEALVDMYLDFNPEDRAQGIPPTPEKGIREWLDALLAEDCVNVVAWHDDDPVGHATLVSDEHGASELAIFVLREYQEAGIGTELIEGLLGAGREAGIDRVWLTVERWNNAAVSLYQKVGFESSDTGGFELEMAAKLAE, encoded by the coding sequence ATGAGCCGCGAATATCCCGACGAGGTGGCCGGTCCGTACGAGGCCCCACCCCGTTCGTTCACCGACCGCGAGGACCGCGAAATCGAGGTCAGACGGTACGACGGCGAACTCGAAGCGCTGGTCGATATGTATCTCGATTTCAACCCCGAGGACCGGGCACAGGGGATTCCGCCGACCCCCGAGAAGGGCATCCGGGAGTGGCTCGATGCCCTGCTCGCCGAGGACTGTGTCAACGTCGTCGCGTGGCACGACGACGACCCGGTCGGCCACGCCACGCTCGTCTCGGACGAGCACGGCGCTTCGGAACTGGCCATCTTCGTCCTCCGGGAGTATCAGGAAGCGGGTATCGGCACCGAACTCATCGAAGGGCTGCTGGGAGCCGGCCGCGAAGCCGGTATCGACCGGGTCTGGTTGACCGTCGAACGCTGGAACAACGCCGCCGTCTCCCTCTATCAGAAGGTCGGCTTCGAGTCCAGCGACACCGGCGGCTTCGAGCTGGAGATGGCGGCCAAACTGGCCGAGTAA
- a CDS encoding universal stress protein, with protein sequence MKVLLGIGGSEDSLRALEKAVDRAKEAGDELTIGIVENPESTREPSDLRERVDEVLDEAALEADVRQLSGHPGSQLLELAEREDYDRIVLGGGETSPLGKVQLGSIAEFVLLNAQTTVTLIR encoded by the coding sequence ATGAAGGTCCTGCTGGGAATCGGCGGAAGCGAGGACTCACTTCGCGCCCTCGAGAAGGCCGTCGACCGGGCGAAGGAAGCGGGCGACGAGTTGACTATCGGCATCGTCGAGAACCCCGAATCGACCCGGGAGCCGTCCGACCTCCGCGAGCGGGTCGACGAGGTACTCGACGAGGCTGCGCTTGAGGCGGACGTCCGGCAACTGTCGGGCCATCCGGGCAGTCAGTTGCTCGAACTCGCCGAACGCGAGGATTACGACCGCATCGTGCTGGGCGGCGGCGAAACGAGTCCGCTCGGAAAGGTACAGCTCGGGTCGATCGCGGAGTTCGTCCTGTTGAACGCACAGACGACGGTGACGCTCATCCGATGA